The following proteins come from a genomic window of Nicotiana tomentosiformis chromosome 12, ASM39032v3, whole genome shotgun sequence:
- the LOC138902589 gene encoding uncharacterized protein, which yields MLTQIVASQDQRSSVRPTSSSYPGEAASSRVNKFLQLDPPVFTARAAEFESRKHGSMNVWEYHMEFARLSKYAIHMLPTMEARVHRFVQCLSPLVINEASTTALSSDMNYGKTVAFAQAIETRKLKNRMECQSSSKAPSAGNFGGSFGSSGGRSAFKGVSSGPSQSFAQSSMGAQSSGHSQGNKGTHQQGRPDRRFQQRRLLCPKCGRMHFGFCFMDLPVCYGCGLRGHI from the exons atgttgacacagatagtggcttctcaggacCAGAGATCGAGTGTTAGGCCCACTTCTTCCAGTTATCCAGGGGAagctgctagttccagggtgaacaagtttcttcagttagatcctccagtgtttacag ctcgtgccgctgagtttgaaagccggAAGCacggtagtatgaatgtgtgggagtaccatatggagtttgcgcgcttgtccaagtatgctattcacatgttgcccactatggaggctagagtacaCCGATTTGTACAgtgccttagccccttggttatcaatgaggcctctacaactgccttgagttccgatatgaactatggtaagacggtggcatttgctcaagccatagagacccgtaaattgaagaatagaatggagtgtCAGAGTAGTAGCAAGGCCCCGTCGgcaggcaactttggtggttctttcgGTAgtagtggtggtaggtcggcattcaagGGAgtgtcatcaggaccatcccaatcattcgcccagtcttcgatgggtgcacaatCATCTGGACACAGTCAGGGCAACAAGGGAACCCACCAGCAAggtcggcccgacagaaggtttcagcagcggaggcttctatgccctaagtgtgggaggatgcactttgggttctgtttcatggacctaccagtatgctatgggtgtggtttgaggggtcacatttag